From Phalacrocorax carbo chromosome 8, bPhaCar2.1, whole genome shotgun sequence, a single genomic window includes:
- the RELL2 gene encoding RELT-like protein 2 isoform X1 — MAVEEAPEESGQEIRMSDQNSTNDGESDPQHSLSMVFLLVLVFFIMGLVGFLICHVLKKKGYRCRTFRDELDPDNKDVLAELQANEEEELNEDTVEKIVRCIIQNEANAEALKEMLGDNEGDIPVPVPSLCPHRNSQDGGPPHHHTVHLGSTQAPCIHCSKRKRHPLHRQGRSKDGKGRMHPGETTVFSVGRFRVTHIGKKPTFHEQQDSPLPDGSREPSMEELEHSSDRLQQERARNGTVPASGLQNGDVQKGAQSSKGGEQSHSTTPVLNTPASSGTRNSRRAGKGSGVAGSLQDAGTAPGSASRQRKLLSHQVLGGSSPSIPRELVQEEASICLEETGLGSADEVSDIHGSLSLHEQADELGRDDSSRKQPGVEDMGQQEPSITVQDRGATV, encoded by the exons ATGGCTGTGGAGGAGGCACCAGAAGAAAGCGGGCAAGAG ATCCGCATGTCAGACCAGAACAGCACCAACGATGGGGAGTCAgacccccagcacagcctgtcTATGGTCTTTCTCCTTGTCCTTGTCTTCTTCATCATGGGGCTGGTGGGTTTCCTGATCTGCCATGTCCTGAAGAAGAAGGGTTACCGGTGCCGGACTTTTCGGGATGAGCTCGACCCAGATAACAAAGATGTGCTGGCGGAGCTCCAGGCCA atgaagaggaggagctgAACGAGGACACTGTGGAGAAGATTGTGAGATGCATCATCCAAAATGAAG caAATGCAGAGGCCCTCAAGGAGATGCTGGGGGACAATGAAGGGGACATCCCAGTGCCAGTGCCCAG CCTTTGTCCTCATCGTAACAGCCAGGACGGGGGCCCACCACATCACCACACAGTGCATCTGGGCTCCACACAGGCCCCCTGCATCCACTGCAGCAAGAGAAAGAGGCACCCACTGCATCGGCAAGGACGGTCCAAGGATGGCAAAGGCAGGATGCATCCTGGAGAGACCACCGTCTTCTCAGTGGGCAG GTTTCGTGTCACACACATTGGGAAGAAACCCACTTTCCATGAGCAACAGGACAGTCCCCTGCCTGATGGCAGCAGGGAGCCAAGcatggaggagctggagcacaGCAGCGACAGGCTCCAGCAGGAGCGGGCTCGCAATGGGACTGTCCCTGCAAGTGGCCTGCAGAACGGAGATGTCCAGAAGGGTGCCCAAAGCAGCAAgggtggggagcagagccaCTCCACCACCCCAGTCCTGAACACACCAGCCAGCTCCGGCACTCGCAACAGCAGGCGGGCGGGGAAGGGGTCTGGCGTGGCAGGCTCACTGCAGGATGCTGGCACTGCTCCTGGGAGTGCAAGCCGCCAGAGGAAGCTCCTGAGCCATCAGGTGCTGGGAGGGTCAAGTCCTAGCATCCCAAGAGAGCTGGTACAGGAAGAAGCCAGCAtctgcctggaggagactggACTGGGGTCAGCAGATGAAGTGTCTGATATTCACGGGAGCCTGAGTCTGCATGAACAGGCTGATGAGTTGGGAAGAgatgacagcagcagaaaacagccTGGAGTGGAGGACATGGGGCAGCAG GAGCCCAGCATCACAGTGCAGGACCGAGGAGCAACCGTGTGA
- the HDAC3 gene encoding histone deacetylase 3 isoform X1 gives MAKTVAYFYDPDVGNFHYGAGHPMKPHRLALTHSLVLHYGLYKKMIVFKPYQASQHDMCRFHSEDYIDFLQRVSPNNMQGFTKSLNAFNVGDDCPVFPGLFEFCSRYTGASLQGATQLNNKICDIAINWAGGLHHAKKFEASGFCYVNDIVIGILELLKYHPRVLYIDIDIHHGDGVQEAFYLTDRVMTVSFHKYGNYFFPGTGDMYEVGAESGRYYCLNVPLRDGIDDQSYKHLFQPVINQVVDYYQPTCIVLQCGADSLGCDRLGCFNLSIRGHGECVEYVKSFNIPLLVLGGGGYTVRNVARCWTYETSLLVDEAISEELPYSEYFEYFAPDFTLHPDVSTRIENQNSRQYLDQIRQTIFENLKMLNHAPSVQIHDVPSDLLSYDRTDEPDPEERGSEENYSRPEAANEFYDGDHDNDKESDVEI, from the exons ATGGCGAAGACCGTGGCCTATTTCTACGACCCGGACGTGGGCAACTTCCACTACG GAGCGGGGCACCCCATGAAGCCGCATCGCCTGGCGCTGACCCACAGCCTGGTCCTGCACTATGGGCTCTACAAGAAGATGATC GTTTTCAAACCATACCAGGCATCCCAGCATGACATGTGCCGGTTCCACTCTGAGGACTACATAGACTTCCTGCAGAGAGTGAGTCCCAACAACATGCAGGGATTCACCAAGAGCCTCAATGCCTTCAACGTGGGCGATGACTG CCCAGTGTTTCCAGGCCTCTTTGAATTTTGCTCTCGCTATACTGGGGCCTCTCTGCAGGGAGCAACACAGCTGAACAACAAG ATCTGTGATATTGCAATAAACTGGGCAGGGGGCCTGCATCATGCCAAAAAGTTTGAG GCTTCTGGGTTTTGTTATGTTAATGACATTGTTATCGGCATCCTGGAGCTGCTCAA ATATCACCCCCGTGTTCTGTATATTGATATTGATATCCATCATGGAGATGGCGTGCAGGAGGCTTTCTACTTGACGGACCGTGTCATGACAGTGTCATTTCATAAATATGGGAACTATTTCTTTCCTGGTACAG GTGACATGTATGAAGTTGGTGCAGAGAGCGGTCGCTATTACTGTCTCAACGTGCCTCTACGAGATGGCATAGATGACCAAA GTTATAAACACCTCTTCCAGCCAGTCATTAACCAGGTGGTAGATTACTATCAGCCCACCTGCATAGTACTGCAG TGTGGTGCTGATTCTCTGGGTTGTGACCGTTTAGGTTGTTTTAACCTCAGTATAAGAGGACATGG GGAGTGTGTGGAGTATGTAAAGAGTTTCAACATCCCCTTGCTGGTACTGGGAGGAGGTGGTTACACAGTCCGCAATGTGGCACGATGCTG GACTTACGAAACGTCATTGCTTGTAGATGAAGCAATTAGTGAAGAGCTCCCGTACAGTG AGTACTTTGAATACTTTGCTCCAGACTTCACCCTCCATCCTGATGTCAGTACGAGGATTGAAAATCAGAACTCCAGGCAG TACTTGGATCAGATCAGGCAGACAATATTTGAGAATCTGAAAATGCTGAACCATGCTCCCAGTGTGCAGATACATGATGTCCCTTCTGACTTGCTCAGCTATGATCGCACAGATGAGCCTGATCCAGAGGAAAGAGGCTCTGAGGAAAACTACAGCAG GCCTGAAGCTGCCAATGAGTTTTATGATGGTGACCACGATAACGACAAAGAGAGTGACGTCGAGATCTGA
- the RELL2 gene encoding RELT-like protein 2 isoform X3: protein MTPEWVRLHCSWGDVCCNGCGGGTRRKRARDEEEELNEDTVEKIVRCIIQNEANAEALKEMLGDNEGDIPVPVPSLCPHRNSQDGGPPHHHTVHLGSTQAPCIHCSKRKRHPLHRQGRSKDGKGRMHPGETTVFSVGRFRVTHIGKKPTFHEQQDSPLPDGSREPSMEELEHSSDRLQQERARNGTVPASGLQNGDVQKGAQSSKGGEQSHSTTPVLNTPASSGTRNSRRAGKGSGVAGSLQDAGTAPGSASRQRKLLSHQVLGGSSPSIPRELVQEEASICLEETGLGSADEVSDIHGSLSLHEQADELGRDDSSRKQPGVEDMGQQEPSITVQDRGATV, encoded by the exons atgACCCCTGAGTGGGTGCGTTTGCATTGTTCGTGGGGTGACGTCTGTTGTAATGGCTGTGGAGGAGGCACCAGAAGAAAGCGGGCAAGAG atgaagaggaggagctgAACGAGGACACTGTGGAGAAGATTGTGAGATGCATCATCCAAAATGAAG caAATGCAGAGGCCCTCAAGGAGATGCTGGGGGACAATGAAGGGGACATCCCAGTGCCAGTGCCCAG CCTTTGTCCTCATCGTAACAGCCAGGACGGGGGCCCACCACATCACCACACAGTGCATCTGGGCTCCACACAGGCCCCCTGCATCCACTGCAGCAAGAGAAAGAGGCACCCACTGCATCGGCAAGGACGGTCCAAGGATGGCAAAGGCAGGATGCATCCTGGAGAGACCACCGTCTTCTCAGTGGGCAG GTTTCGTGTCACACACATTGGGAAGAAACCCACTTTCCATGAGCAACAGGACAGTCCCCTGCCTGATGGCAGCAGGGAGCCAAGcatggaggagctggagcacaGCAGCGACAGGCTCCAGCAGGAGCGGGCTCGCAATGGGACTGTCCCTGCAAGTGGCCTGCAGAACGGAGATGTCCAGAAGGGTGCCCAAAGCAGCAAgggtggggagcagagccaCTCCACCACCCCAGTCCTGAACACACCAGCCAGCTCCGGCACTCGCAACAGCAGGCGGGCGGGGAAGGGGTCTGGCGTGGCAGGCTCACTGCAGGATGCTGGCACTGCTCCTGGGAGTGCAAGCCGCCAGAGGAAGCTCCTGAGCCATCAGGTGCTGGGAGGGTCAAGTCCTAGCATCCCAAGAGAGCTGGTACAGGAAGAAGCCAGCAtctgcctggaggagactggACTGGGGTCAGCAGATGAAGTGTCTGATATTCACGGGAGCCTGAGTCTGCATGAACAGGCTGATGAGTTGGGAAGAgatgacagcagcagaaaacagccTGGAGTGGAGGACATGGGGCAGCAG GAGCCCAGCATCACAGTGCAGGACCGAGGAGCAACCGTGTGA
- the RELL2 gene encoding RELT-like protein 2 isoform X2 — translation MSDQNSTNDGESDPQHSLSMVFLLVLVFFIMGLVGFLICHVLKKKGYRCRTFRDELDPDNKDVLAELQANEEEELNEDTVEKIVRCIIQNEANAEALKEMLGDNEGDIPVPVPSLCPHRNSQDGGPPHHHTVHLGSTQAPCIHCSKRKRHPLHRQGRSKDGKGRMHPGETTVFSVGRFRVTHIGKKPTFHEQQDSPLPDGSREPSMEELEHSSDRLQQERARNGTVPASGLQNGDVQKGAQSSKGGEQSHSTTPVLNTPASSGTRNSRRAGKGSGVAGSLQDAGTAPGSASRQRKLLSHQVLGGSSPSIPRELVQEEASICLEETGLGSADEVSDIHGSLSLHEQADELGRDDSSRKQPGVEDMGQQEPSITVQDRGATV, via the exons ATGTCAGACCAGAACAGCACCAACGATGGGGAGTCAgacccccagcacagcctgtcTATGGTCTTTCTCCTTGTCCTTGTCTTCTTCATCATGGGGCTGGTGGGTTTCCTGATCTGCCATGTCCTGAAGAAGAAGGGTTACCGGTGCCGGACTTTTCGGGATGAGCTCGACCCAGATAACAAAGATGTGCTGGCGGAGCTCCAGGCCA atgaagaggaggagctgAACGAGGACACTGTGGAGAAGATTGTGAGATGCATCATCCAAAATGAAG caAATGCAGAGGCCCTCAAGGAGATGCTGGGGGACAATGAAGGGGACATCCCAGTGCCAGTGCCCAG CCTTTGTCCTCATCGTAACAGCCAGGACGGGGGCCCACCACATCACCACACAGTGCATCTGGGCTCCACACAGGCCCCCTGCATCCACTGCAGCAAGAGAAAGAGGCACCCACTGCATCGGCAAGGACGGTCCAAGGATGGCAAAGGCAGGATGCATCCTGGAGAGACCACCGTCTTCTCAGTGGGCAG GTTTCGTGTCACACACATTGGGAAGAAACCCACTTTCCATGAGCAACAGGACAGTCCCCTGCCTGATGGCAGCAGGGAGCCAAGcatggaggagctggagcacaGCAGCGACAGGCTCCAGCAGGAGCGGGCTCGCAATGGGACTGTCCCTGCAAGTGGCCTGCAGAACGGAGATGTCCAGAAGGGTGCCCAAAGCAGCAAgggtggggagcagagccaCTCCACCACCCCAGTCCTGAACACACCAGCCAGCTCCGGCACTCGCAACAGCAGGCGGGCGGGGAAGGGGTCTGGCGTGGCAGGCTCACTGCAGGATGCTGGCACTGCTCCTGGGAGTGCAAGCCGCCAGAGGAAGCTCCTGAGCCATCAGGTGCTGGGAGGGTCAAGTCCTAGCATCCCAAGAGAGCTGGTACAGGAAGAAGCCAGCAtctgcctggaggagactggACTGGGGTCAGCAGATGAAGTGTCTGATATTCACGGGAGCCTGAGTCTGCATGAACAGGCTGATGAGTTGGGAAGAgatgacagcagcagaaaacagccTGGAGTGGAGGACATGGGGCAGCAG GAGCCCAGCATCACAGTGCAGGACCGAGGAGCAACCGTGTGA
- the HDAC3 gene encoding histone deacetylase 3 isoform X2, translating to MCRFHSEDYIDFLQRVSPNNMQGFTKSLNAFNVGDDCPVFPGLFEFCSRYTGASLQGATQLNNKICDIAINWAGGLHHAKKFEASGFCYVNDIVIGILELLKYHPRVLYIDIDIHHGDGVQEAFYLTDRVMTVSFHKYGNYFFPGTGDMYEVGAESGRYYCLNVPLRDGIDDQSYKHLFQPVINQVVDYYQPTCIVLQCGADSLGCDRLGCFNLSIRGHGECVEYVKSFNIPLLVLGGGGYTVRNVARCWTYETSLLVDEAISEELPYSEYFEYFAPDFTLHPDVSTRIENQNSRQYLDQIRQTIFENLKMLNHAPSVQIHDVPSDLLSYDRTDEPDPEERGSEENYSRPEAANEFYDGDHDNDKESDVEI from the exons ATGTGCCGGTTCCACTCTGAGGACTACATAGACTTCCTGCAGAGAGTGAGTCCCAACAACATGCAGGGATTCACCAAGAGCCTCAATGCCTTCAACGTGGGCGATGACTG CCCAGTGTTTCCAGGCCTCTTTGAATTTTGCTCTCGCTATACTGGGGCCTCTCTGCAGGGAGCAACACAGCTGAACAACAAG ATCTGTGATATTGCAATAAACTGGGCAGGGGGCCTGCATCATGCCAAAAAGTTTGAG GCTTCTGGGTTTTGTTATGTTAATGACATTGTTATCGGCATCCTGGAGCTGCTCAA ATATCACCCCCGTGTTCTGTATATTGATATTGATATCCATCATGGAGATGGCGTGCAGGAGGCTTTCTACTTGACGGACCGTGTCATGACAGTGTCATTTCATAAATATGGGAACTATTTCTTTCCTGGTACAG GTGACATGTATGAAGTTGGTGCAGAGAGCGGTCGCTATTACTGTCTCAACGTGCCTCTACGAGATGGCATAGATGACCAAA GTTATAAACACCTCTTCCAGCCAGTCATTAACCAGGTGGTAGATTACTATCAGCCCACCTGCATAGTACTGCAG TGTGGTGCTGATTCTCTGGGTTGTGACCGTTTAGGTTGTTTTAACCTCAGTATAAGAGGACATGG GGAGTGTGTGGAGTATGTAAAGAGTTTCAACATCCCCTTGCTGGTACTGGGAGGAGGTGGTTACACAGTCCGCAATGTGGCACGATGCTG GACTTACGAAACGTCATTGCTTGTAGATGAAGCAATTAGTGAAGAGCTCCCGTACAGTG AGTACTTTGAATACTTTGCTCCAGACTTCACCCTCCATCCTGATGTCAGTACGAGGATTGAAAATCAGAACTCCAGGCAG TACTTGGATCAGATCAGGCAGACAATATTTGAGAATCTGAAAATGCTGAACCATGCTCCCAGTGTGCAGATACATGATGTCCCTTCTGACTTGCTCAGCTATGATCGCACAGATGAGCCTGATCCAGAGGAAAGAGGCTCTGAGGAAAACTACAGCAG GCCTGAAGCTGCCAATGAGTTTTATGATGGTGACCACGATAACGACAAAGAGAGTGACGTCGAGATCTGA